From the Carya illinoinensis cultivar Pawnee chromosome 4, C.illinoinensisPawnee_v1, whole genome shotgun sequence genome, one window contains:
- the LOC122308215 gene encoding sugar transport protein 14-like: MAGGAFEDPGTLKRAHLYEYRITSYFIYACIVAALGGSLFGYDLGVSGGVTSMDDFLKEFFPKVYRRKQQHLNETDYCKYDSQILTLFTSSLYFAGLISTFGASYVSRKWGRRGSILVGAISFFLGAVLNAAAVNIAMLIIGRILLGVGIGFGNQAVPLYLSEMAPAKIRGAINQLFQLTTCLGILIANFINYGTEKIHPWGWRLSLGLATVPATLMFIGGLFLPETPNSLVEQGKLEEGRRVLEKVRGTTKVDAEFADLIDASNAARAVKHPFRNLLEKRNRPQLVIGALGIPAFQQLTGMNSILFYAPVIFQSLGFGSGASLYSSIFTSGALVVGALISMAFVDKFGRRAFFLEAGCEMIFCMVAVAITLALKFGQGEALPKGIGIFLVILICLFVLAYGRSWGPLGWLVPSEIFPLETRSAGQSVVVCVNLFFTALIAQCFLVSLCHLRYGIFLLFGGLIITMSSFIFFLLPETKQVPIEEVYLLWKTHWFWKNIVGETDQTGDLDRT; the protein is encoded by the exons ATGGCAGGGGGAGCATTTGAAGATCCAGGCACACTTAAGAGGGCCCATCTGTATGAGTACAGGATTACTTCATAtttcatatatgcatgcattgtTGCAGCTCTTGGAGGGTCTCTCTTTGGCTATGATCTTGGCGTTTCAG GTGGAGTGACTTCCATGGATGACTTCCTCAAGGAATTCTTCCCAAAAGTGTACAGAAGAAAGCAGCAGCATCTGAACGAAACCGATTACTGTAAATATGACAGCCAGATCCTCACACTGTTTACCTCCTCTCTATATTTTGCTGGCCTCATCTCTACGTTTGGGGCATCCTACGTATCCAGAAAATGGGGGAGAAGAGGCAGCATCCTAGTTGGAGCAATCAGCTTCTTTCTAGGAGCAGTTCTCAATGCAGCCGCTGTGAACATTGCGATGTTGATCATTGGGCGAATCCTCCTTGGTGTTGGCATTGGATTTGGAAACCAA GCAGTTCCCTTGTATCTTTCAGAGATGGCTCCTGCAAAGATCAGAGGGGCGATTAACCAACTGTTCCAATTGACTACCTGCTTAGGGATTCTGATAGCAAACTTCATAAACTATGGTACAGAAAAGATCCATCCATGGGGGTGGAGGTTATCTCTTGGTTTGGCTACGGTCCCAGCAACTCTAATGTTTATAGGGGGTCTTTTCCTTCCCGAGACTCCTAACAGTCTTGTAGAACAAGGAAAACTAGAAGAAGGTAGAAGGGTATTGGAGAAAGTGAGAGGCACCACAAAAGTTGATGCTGAGTTTGCCGATCTTATTGATGCAAGCAATGCAGCAAGAGCTGTAAAACATCCATTCAGGAATCTGCTCGAAAAGAGGAACCGTCCCCAATTGGTAATAGGGGCTTTGGGTATCCCAGCCTTCCAACAGCTCACTGGAATGAACTCTATACTCTTCTATGCTCCTGTCATATTCCAAAGCTTGGGTTTTGGCTCAGGGGCATCTCTGTATTCATCCATTTTCACCAGTGGAGCGCTTGTTGTTGGAGCACTCATATCAATGGCATTTGTGGATAAATTTGGCAGAAGAGCTTTCTTTTTGGAAGCTGGCTGCGAAATGATATTTTGCATG GTGGCTGTGGCCATAACTCTGGCCTTAAAGTTTGGTCAAGGAGAAGCACTTCCAAAAGGAATTGGAATCTTTCTTGTCATTTTGATATGCTTGTTTGTCTTGGCTTATGGAAGATCTTGGGGTCCTCTGGGATGGCTAGTACCAAGTGAAATCTTCCCGTTAGAGACAAGGTCGGCTGGTCAGAGTGTTGTGGTCTGTGTGAACCTCTTCTTCACGGCATTGATAGCACAGTGTTTCCTCGTCTCACTGTGTCATCTGAGATATGGGATTTTCTTGCTGTTCGGAGGATTAATCATCACCATGAGca